The window GGTTTCGCGGGTTCGATTCCGGGGGAAGACGCTACGTTCGGTCTGGATTCAACGCTTATCCGCGAGGGCCGCCTATAGAGCACCGATGACAGCCGATTCCGACCTTCATCCGTCACGGAAGAACGGTCTCCGGACGACCATCGAGAACGGTGAGACCGCACTCGGGGTGCTCGACGACCTCTACAGCCCGGAGATGGTCGAGATATACGGCGACATGGGGTTCGACTTCGTCTGGCAGGACCTCGAACACGCCGGTCCGGCCCCCACGGACGCCCCCTCGCTCGCCCACCTGCTCCGGGCCGCCGACGCCGCCGACACCGAACTCCTCGTTCGGATCCCGGAACCGGACCCGGCGACGGTGCACAAGGTGCTCGATACCGGGGTTCGGAACGTGTTCATCTCGCACGTCGAGACCGCCGCGGACGTCGAGAGGGCGGTGAAGGCCGCCCGCTTCACCTACGACGGCGACCCCGGCGGTCGCGGGTTCGCGAACCCGCGGGCCAGTCGGTGGGGCGGGGCCGACGAGTACGTCGAGACCGAGGACCACGAGATCATGGTCGGTGTCACGATCGAAGAACCGGCCGCCATCGACGACATTGACGGGATCCTCGCCGTTCCGGAACTCGACTTCGTCTTCGTCGGCCCGCTCGACATCGCCGTTGCGATGGGCCATCCCGGCGACGTCGCCCACCCGGACGTGCAGGAAGCCGTAGACAGGGTCGTCGAAGCGGCCCGAGAGGCGGACGTGATCATCGGCGGGCTCGGGTTCGGCGAGGACGACGTGGACGAGAAGATAGCG is drawn from Halococcus hamelinensis 100A6 and contains these coding sequences:
- a CDS encoding HpcH/HpaI aldolase family protein, producing the protein MTADSDLHPSRKNGLRTTIENGETALGVLDDLYSPEMVEIYGDMGFDFVWQDLEHAGPAPTDAPSLAHLLRAADAADTELLVRIPEPDPATVHKVLDTGVRNVFISHVETAADVERAVKAARFTYDGDPGGRGFANPRASRWGGADEYVETEDHEIMVGVTIEEPAAIDDIDGILAVPELDFVFVGPLDIAVAMGHPGDVAHPDVQEAVDRVVEAAREADVIIGGLGFGEDDVDEKIADGYRILHVGSTTGAARETLQSWPEAFGSR